One Natator depressus isolate rNatDep1 chromosome 6, rNatDep2.hap1, whole genome shotgun sequence DNA window includes the following coding sequences:
- the WT1 gene encoding Wilms tumor protein isoform X4, with protein MTSQLECMTWNQMNLGSTLKGHATGYESDNHTGPMLYSCGAQYRIHTHGVFRGIQDVRRVPGVAPTIVRSASETNEKRPFMCAYPGCNKRYFKLSHLQMHSRKHTGEKPYQCDFKDCERRFSRSDQLKRHQRRHTGVKPFQCKTCQRKFSRSDHLKTHTRTHTGKTSEKPFSCRWPSCQKKFARSDELVRHHNMHQRNMTKLQLAL; from the exons CCATGCAACAGGATATGAGAGTGACAACCACACTGGTCCTATGTTATACAGCTGTGGGGCCCAATATAGAATACACACCCATGGAGTCTTTAGAGGAATACAA GATGTTCGGCGAGTGCCAGGAGTAGCTCCAACTATTGTCCGATCAGCTAGTGAGACGAATGAAAAACGTCCCTTCATGTGTGCATACCCTGGCTGTAACAAACGATACTTTAAGTTGTCCCATTTACAGATGCACAGCAGAAAGCACACCG GTGAGAAACCGTACCAATGCGACTTTAAGGACTGTGAGCGAAGGTTCTCTCGTTCAGATCAACTCAAACGACACCAAAGACGACACACAG GTGTGAAACCCTTCCAGTGTAAAACCTGTCAGAGAAAGTTCTCCAGATCTGATCATCTGAAGACTCATACCAGGACTCATACAGGTAAAACAA GTGAAAAACCATTCAGCTGTAGATGGCCCAGCTGTCAAAAAAAATTTGCCAGATCCGATGAATTAGTCCGTCATCACAACATGCACCAGAGGAACATGACTAAACTTCAGTTGGCCCTTTAG